One genomic window of Solanum stenotomum isolate F172 chromosome 9, ASM1918654v1, whole genome shotgun sequence includes the following:
- the LOC125876851 gene encoding aconitate hydratase, cytoplasmic, with protein MYSNTARKYSSSAASSLLRASSSVTRPLASTSSAAHAPCRSGAGVASAQQRYSSTLRSLRCSVPRWSHGVDWKSPISLTAQIRTAAPALNGFHRKLATMAAENPFKGILTGLPKPGGGEFGKFYSLPALNDPRIDKLPYSIRILLESAIRNCDNFQVKKEDVEKIIDWENSAPKFVEIPFKPARVLLQDFTGVPAVVDLACMRDAMNNLGSDSDKINPLVPVDLVIDHSVQVDVTRSENAVQANMELEFQRNKERFAFLKWGSNAFQNMLVVPPGSGIVHQVNLEYLGRVVFNREGLLYPDSVVGTDSHTTMIDGLGVAGWGVGGIEAEAAMLGQPMSMVLPGVVGFKLSGNLRNGVTATDLVLTVTQMLRKHGVVGKFVEFYGGGMSGLSLADRATIANMAPEYGATMGFFPVDHVTLQYLKLTGRSDEVVGMVEAYLRANNMFVDYNEPQQEKVYSSYLNLDLADVEPCLSGPKRPHDRVPLKEMKSDWHACLDNKVGFKGFAVPKEVQDKVAKFSFHGQPAELKHGSVVIAAITSCTNTSNPSVMLGAALVAKKASELGLHVKPWVKTSLAPGSGVVTKYLLKSGLQKYLNQQGFHIVGYGCTTCIGNSGDLDESVASAISENDIVAAAVLSGNRNFEGRVHALTRANYLASPPLVVAYALAGTVDIDFEKDPIGVGKDGKDVYFRDIWPSTEEIAEVVQSSVLPDMFKSTYEAITKGNTMWNELSVPTTKLYQWDPKSTYIHEPPYFKGMTMDPPGPHGVKDAYCLLNFGDSITTDHISPAGSIHKDSPAARYLMERGVDRRDFNSYGSRRGNDEIMARGTFANIRLVNKLLNGEVGPKTVHIPSGEKLSVFDAAMKYKSAGQSTIILAGAEYGSGSSRDWAAKGPMLLGVKAVIAKSFERIHRSNLVGMGIVPLCFKAGEDADTLGLTGQERYTIDLPENISEIRPGQDVTVQTDTGKSFTCIVRFDTEVELAYFNHGGILQYVIRQLTQR; from the exons ATGTATAGTAATACAGCTCGCAAGTACTCTTCTTCTGCTGCTTCTTCATTATTGAGAGCATCTTCTTCTGTTACAAGGCCGCTTGCTTCAACTTCTAGTGCTGCTCACGCGCCTTGTCGTTCTGGTGCTGGGGTTGCTTCTGCTCAGCAGCGTTATTCCTCAACACTCCGGTCTCTGCGTTGCTCTGTACCGAGGTGGAGTCACGGTGTTGATTGGAAGTCTCCGATCAGTCTTACTGCTCAGATCAGGACTGCTGCCCCTGCTCTCAACGGGTTTCATCGGAAACTAGCTACCATGG CTGCAGAGAACCCATTTAAGGGAATCCTCACTGGTCTTCCAAAGCCTGGAGGTGGTGAATTCGGAAAGTTCTATAGCTTACCTGCTCTCAATGATCCCAGGATTG ACAAGCTACCATATTCTATTAGGATTCTTCTTGAATCAGCAATCCGTAATTGTGACAACTTTCAAGTGAAAAAGGAAGATGTTGAAAAGATTATTGACTGGGAAAATTCTGCACCTAAGTTTGTGGAGATACCCTTCAAGCCTGCCCGTGTCTTGCTGCAG GATTTTACTGGTGTACCAGCTGTGGTGGACCTTGCTTGCATGCGTGATGCCATGAACAACCTTGGCAGTGATTCTGACAAGATTAATCCATTG GTTCCTGTCGACCTAGTTATTGATCACTCAGTTCAAGTTGATGTAACAAGGTCAGAAAATGCAGTCCAGGCTAATATGGAGCTTGAATTCCAAAGGAACAAGGAGAGATTTGCCTTTCTTAAGTGGGGATCCAATGCTTTCCAAAACATGCTTGTTGTTCCACCTGGGTCTGGTATTGTGCATCAG GTGAATCTTGAATATCTTGGAAGGGTCGTCTTTAATAGGGAAGGCTTGCTCTACCCAGATAGCGTGGTCGGAACAGATTCCCACACCACCATGATTGATGGGCTAGGAGTTGCTGGCTGGGGTGTCGGAGGTATTGAGGCAGAAGCTGCAATGCTTGGCCAG CCAATGAGCATGGTGTTGCCTGGAGTTGTTGGGTTCAAGCTATCTGGGAATTTGCGAAATGGTGTAACTGCCACCGACTTGGTTCTGACTGTCACTCAAATGCTGAGGAAGCATGGTGTTGTTGGAAAGTTTGTTGAATTCTATG GTGGTGGAATGAGTGGTCTTTCATTGGCTGACAGGGCCACCATTGCAAACATGGCTCCTGAATATGGTGCAACAATGGGTTTCTTCCCTGTAGATCATGTTACTCTGCAATACCTCAAGTTAACGGGGAGAAGTGATGAAGTA GTTGGAATGGTAGAGGCATATCTCCGTGCAAATAATATGTTTGTCGATTATAATGAG cCTCAACAAGAAAAAGTGTACTCTTCGTATTTGAACCTAGACCTTGCCGATGTTGAGCCATGTCTGTCAGGGCCAAAGAG ACCTCATGACCGTGTGcctttgaaagaaatgaagtcTGACTGGCATGCTTGCCTAGATAACAAAGTTGGGTTCAAG GGATTTGCTGTGCCAAAAGAGGTGCAAGATAAAGTGGCCAAGTTTTCCTTCCATGGGCAACCTGCAGAGCTCAAACATGGCAGTGTTGTGATTGCTGCTATCACAAGTTGCACAAATACATCCAATCCCAGTGTTATGCTAGGAGCAGCTCTGGTTGCCAAAAAGGCATCTGAGCTGGGTCTACAT GTTAAGCCATGGGTTAAAACAAGCCTTGCCCCAGGTTCTGGTGTTGTTACAAAATATTTACTCAAGAG TGGTCTACAGAAGTATTTAAATCAGCAAGGTTTCCACATTGTTGGCTATGGCTGCACCACTTGTATCGGGAACTCTGGGGACTTGGATGAATCTGTTGCTTCTGCCATATCTGAGAACG ACATTGTTGCTGCTGCTGTACTCTCCGGAAATCGGAACTTTGAGGGGCGTGTTCATGCCTTGACAAGAGCAAACTATCTTGCTTCACCTCCCTTGGTGGTTGCCTATGCTCTTGCTGGCACT GTTGATATAGACTTTGAGAAAGATCCAATTGGAGTGGGAAAGGATGGTAAGGATGTGTACTTCAGGGATATATGGCCATCAACTGAAGAAATTGCTGAG GTTGTTCAATCAAGTGTATTGCCAGACATGTTCAAGAGTACATATGAAGCTATTACAAAGGGAAATACCATGTGGAATGAATTATCTGTGCCAACAACAAAGCTGTACCAATGGGATCCTAAATCTACATACATCCATGAGCCACCATATTTCAAGGGTATGACCATGGATCCTCCTGGACCTCATGGAGTGAAGGATGCTTACTGCTTGCTGAACTTTGGTGACAGTATTACTACTGATCACATTTCACCTGCCGGAAGCATTCATAAAGATAGCCCTGCTGCTAGGTACCTTATGGAGAGGGGTGTCGATCGCAGGGACTTTAACTCATATGGTAGCCGTCGTGGTAATGATGAGATTATGGCTAGGGGTACTTTCGCCAATATCCGCCTTGTAAACAAGCTGTTAAATGGGGAGGTTGGTCCAAAGACAGTCCACATTCCTTCTGGAGAAAAGCTATCTGTGTTTGATGCTGCTATG AAATACAAATCCGCTGGACAAAGCACTATTATCTTGGCTGGAGCTGAATATGGAAGTGGAAGTTCCCGAGATTGGGCTGCCAAGGGACCAATGTTGTTG GGAGTTAAAGCTGTAATTGCTAAGAGCTTCGAGAGGATTCATCGTAGTAACTTGGTAGGAATGGGTATTGTGCCTCTATGCTTTAAGGCTGGGGAGGATGCAGATACACTTGGATTGACAGGTCAAGAGCGATATACCATTGATCTTCCTGAAAATATTAGTGAGATCCGCCCTGGGCAAGACGTTACTGTACAAACAGATACTGGAAAATCCTTCACCTGCATAGTGCGGTTCGACACTGAG GTGGAGTTGGCTTATTTCAACCATGGAGGTATTCTTCAATATGTCATTCGTCAGTTGACACAGCGATGA
- the LOC125876218 gene encoding uncharacterized protein LOC125876218 has translation MGNCMRISRAHVVVHDDEEKRVEELAQKAKEQSNVNKRRNSVRFKVVDDEEKKEEEGKEMMMKKGHVVRIRVVVTQEELKQILNGKLDFSSKDEFLRKIKSASRSSSNNNKRRLYEDGSNFSYGKVSCSSSSRSTSWRPALESIQEEH, from the coding sequence ATGGGAAATTGCATGAGAATTAGTAGAGCACATGTTGTAGTTCATGATGATGAAGAGAAAAGAGTTGAAGAATTAGCACAAAAGGCAAAGGAACAAAGCAATGTTAACAAGAGAAGAAATAGTGTAAGATTTAAAGTTGTGGATGATGAagagaaaaaggaagaagagggcaaagaaatgatgatgaaaaaaGGTCATGTGGTGAGGATTAGAGTAGTGGTGACACAAGAAGAATTGAAGCAAATCTTGAATGGGAAATTGGATTTTTCATCAAAAGatgaatttttgagaaaaataaagtCAGCAAGTAGAAGTagtagcaacaacaacaaaagaagATTATATGAAGATGGATCTAATTTTTCTTATGGAAAAGTGAgttgtagtagtagtagtagaagcACAAGTTGGAGGCCTGCTCTTGAGAGCATTCAAGAGGAACATTaa
- the LOC125876852 gene encoding protein RRP6-like 3 — translation MENKENLKLVVKLTIATCLTVAISIFIAKSYQKVRRHNRKKQQKKHSCYLNAEIRPQSHFKRVLADNSYSQFKHLKFDNTNEDSTNLHPYKEEITELMKSSNAEFLEHFGGNFEDFTMRESYVWVESESQLMELAEVLSKERVFAVDTEQHSLRSFLGFTALVQISTEREDYLVDTIALHDVMAILRPVFANPEICKVFHGADNDVLWLQRDFHIYVVNLFDTAKACDVLSKPQRSLAYLLDTYCGIVTNKLLQKEDWRQRPLPAEMVQYARTDAHYLMYIAHRLSCELKQHDTENLSHLRDKSIFVLEATRRSNSICLQLFSKECETYPGESAASSIISRYQSDKGSFMLSSDESKFHELVRRLCAWRDLMARVHDESLRYVLSEHAIIALAAKVPTAELDICNTISEADQNLDCQSSSSLFQSLSSVVCSHLDDLEYLFLDETGMNDDNCKLILQNCLGSDGSCPLSVYNYALLSKSSLKMPVRSAFKQNRLKNSKQFAKKASRKLFVQKFSCKSPVYHNCRIFANDGRLLCYCDRRKLEWYVSRNLAKLIEEDPPAIMLLFEPKGRPEDEGNDFYIQSKRNICVGCGEGNHYLRYRIIPSCYRMHFPEHLKSHRSHDIVLLCVDCHEVAHAAAEKYKRKIATEFGIPLFVRRIVDSNQNENSSESSVPKLNVEEEGVSPLQLRTAAMALLRHGSRMPAKRREELIMIVRNYYGGREVSDEDLERALLIGISTNRRKRFEKKRMLACNDSSRSTTSDDKLDNKQAKGASPAEEISDNSSNNEENTNALPIEDMTISDSHFGVNDGSSIVHNNDVPLERESIVKQDDILSESYVDESCDVSNGTANSIANINASVSSKRDSKLSLLGHGPHGKQVVNHLLKENGEEGIREFCQRWRQVFVEAVHPRFLPAGWDIMHSGRRDFGEFSVYNPSVKTTPASASEQ, via the exons ATGGAGAACAAGGAAAATTTGAAGCTTGTGGTTAAACTCACCATAGCTACTTGTCTAACAGTAGCCATTTCCATATTCATAGCAAAAAGCTACCAAAAAGTTCGAAGACACAACAGGAAGAAGCAACAAAAGAAGCATTCATGTTATCTTAATGCTGAAATCAGACCTCAATCTCATTTCAAACGAGTTCTTGCTGATAACTCTTATTCTCAATTCAAACACCTCAAATTCGACAACACTAATg AGGATTCTACAAATTTGCATCCATATAAGGAGGAGATTACGGAGTTGATGAAGAGTTCTAATGCTGAATTTTTGGAGCATTTTGGTGGAAATTTTGAGGATTTTACAATGCGTGAATCGTATGTATGGGTTGAGAGTGAGTCTCAATTGATGGAGCTTGCGGAAGTGTTGAGTAAGGAGAGAGTGTTTGCAGTTGATACAGAGCAGCATAGTTTGAGATCATTTTTAGGCTTCACAGCTCTAGTTCAG ATATCAACTGAAAGGGAAGATTATCTTGTGGATACAATAGCTCTGCATGATGTTATGGCCATTCTTCGTCCTGTATTTGCCAATCCGGAAATTTGCAAG GTATTCCATGGTGCAGATAACGATGTTCTTTGGCTTCAACGGGATTTCCACATATATGTTGTTAATCTATTTGACACTGCCAAG GCTTGTGATGTGTTGTCTAAACCACAAAGGTCTTTGGCATATTTGCTGGATACGTACTGTGGCATTGTCACGAATAAACTATTACAG aaagaagactggAGGCAACGTCCACTTCCTGCTGAAATGGTGCAATATGCTCGAACTGATGCACACTATTTGATGTACATCGCACATCGTCTTTCTTGCGAGCTCAAACAACATGATACTG AAAATTTATCACATCTCAGAGACAAGTCCATTTTTGTACTTGAGGCCACCCGGCGTTCCAATTCAATCTGCTTACAACTTTTTTCAAAAGAGTGTGAAACTTACCCAGGAGAGTCTGCTGCATCATCTATAATCTCCCGTTATCAGAGTGATAAAGGAAGTTTTATGTTAAGTTCTGATGAGTCAAAG TTCCATGAACTCGTGAGGCGATTGTGTGCTTGGAGAGATTTAATG GCTCGTGTACATGATGAAAGCTTGAGATATGTTTTATCTGAGCATGCCATTATTGCACTTGCAGCTAAAGTACCTACAGCAGAATTGGATATATGCAACACAATATCAGAAGCCGATCAGAATCTGGACTGTCAGAGTAGTAGCAGCTTATTTCAGTCTCTTTCATCTGTGGTTTGCAGTCACTTGGATGACCTCGAGTACTTGTTTTTAGATGAAACAGGAATGAATGATGACAATTGTAAGTTGATTCTTCAAAATTGCCTTGGGTCGGATGGGAGCTGTCCTCTTTCTGTATACAACTATGCTCTACTATCGAAATCTAGCTTGAAGATGCCAGTTAGATCTGCTTTCAAGCAAAATAGACTGAAAAATTCCAAGCAATTTGCTAAGAAGGCTTCTCGGAAGTTGTTTGTCCAAAAATTTTCTTGCAAATCTCCTGTTTACCACAATTGTAGGATTTTTGCAAATGATGGAAGATTATTATGTTATTGTGATCGTAGAAAACTTGAATG GTATGTCAGCCGAAATTTGGCAAAACTTATTGAAGAGGACCCTCCTGCTATAATGCTTCTTTTTGAACCTAAAGGTCGCCCTGAAGATGAGGGCAATGATTTTTACATCCAAAGTAAGAGAAATATTTGTGTTGGCTGTGGTGAAGGAAATCACTATTTACGTTATCGAATCATACCTTCATGCTATAGAATGCACTTCCCTGAGCATTTAAAGAGCCATCGCTCTCATGACATTGTCCTTCTTTGTGTGGATTGCCATGAAGTTGCTCATGCTGCGGCTGAGAAATATAAGAGAAAGATAGCTACAGAATTTGGGATACCACTTTTTGTTCGTCGAATAGTCGATTCTAATCAAAATGAGAATTCATCAGAGTCATCTGTGCCAAAGTTAAATGTAGAGGAGGAAGGAGTATCTCCTTTGCAGTTGCGTACAGCAGCCATGGCGTTACTACGTCATGGATCAAGAATGCCAGCTAAACGCCGAGAAGAATTAATAATG ATTGTCAGAAACTATTATGGTGGACGGGAAGTTTCTGATGAAGATCTCGAAAGAGCTTTGTTAATTGGGATTAGTACTAATAGGAGAAAGCGATTTGAGAAAAAGAGAATGTTAGCTTGCAATGATTCTAGTAGAAGTACCACATCAGATGATAAGCTAGATAACAAGCAAGCCAAAGGAGCATCTCCAGCTGAGGAAATTTCAGATAATTCAAGCAACAATGAAGAAAATACCAATGCATTACCAATAGAGGACATGACTATTAGTGATTCACATTTTGGGGTCAATGATGGGTCCTCTATTGTTCATAACAATGATGTCCCGCTCGAAAGAGAATCCATAGTGAAACAGGATGATATTCTTTCGGAGTCATATGTTGATGAAAGCTGTGATGTGTCTAATGGAACTGCTAATTCCATTGCTAATATAAATGCTAGTGTATCATCCAAACGAGACTCAAAGCTCTCACTATTAGGGCATGGACCACATGGGAAGCAAGTTGTTAATCATCTACTCAAAGAGAATGGGGAGGAGGGAATTCGTGAATTTTGTCAGAGATGGAGGCAAGTTTTTGTTGAAGCTGTTCATCCACGCTTCTTACCTGCTGGCTGGGATATAATGCACAG TGGTAGAAGAGACTTCGGAGAGTTCAGCGTCTACAATCCTTCTGTGAAAACAACTCCTGCATCTGCTTCTGAGCAGTAG
- the LOC125876857 gene encoding probable protein S-acyltransferase 6: protein MPSLQQPIQEFETSPDVVSSVETVIETMESHNSSIEEVESTDFVAKIKKNIFTLWRNVTQDRHGDQIKQVRLYHVWPGKNVFYFKGLLICGPDPRRLLLTTVSISLSSLVFVVYVTNDVSKISFCVLLTLIVFANLIMVSVIDPGIIPRNNESPSPESTQNGRVRSKRVFVNGSELKLKYCRICKIYRPIRSCHCIVCDNCVDKFDHHCPWIGQCIGLRNYRLYVLLLVIANVYFVYIFGFSCLKIQQKNGGNGLIGLVRDCPETLVLACFNFVAACFVGGLACYHVYLIATNQTAYENFRQQYGSTKNPFDKGVVTNIKEVLFSPWTPSRINFRSEI from the exons ATGCCTTCGCTACAACAACCTATTCAAGAATTTGAAACGAGTCCAGATGTTGTTTCATCAGTGGAAACGGTTATCGAAACAATGGAATCACATAATTCGTCAATAGAGGAAGTTGAGAGTACTGATTTTGTTGcaaaaattaagaagaatataTTCACCTTATGGCGCAATGTAACACAAGATCGTCATGGAGATCAAATCAAACAAGTGAGACTTTATCACGTTTGGCCAGGAAAAAAT GTATTTTATTTCAAAGGGTTACTGATATGTGGGCCGGATCCAAGACGGTTACTGTTAACTACAGTTTCTATTAGTCTATCAAGTTTggtttttgttgtttatgttacAAATGATGTATCAAAAATCAGTTTTTGTGTGTTATTGACCttaatt GTTTTCGCGAACTTAATAATGGTTAGTGTGATTGATCCTGGAATTATTCCTCGAAACAATGAATCACCATCCCCTGAATCGACTCAAAATGGGAGAGTGAGAAGCAAAAGAGTGTTTGTAAATGGTTCggaattgaaattaaaatattgccGAATTTGTAAGATATATCGTCCGATTAGGAGTTGCCATTGCATTGTGTGTGACAATTGTGTcgataaatttgaccatcattGCCCTTGGATTGGTCAATGCATCGGACTG AGGAATTATCGACTTTATGTGTTGCTATTGGTTATTGCAAATGTTTACTTTGTCTACATATTTGGTTTTTCATGTCTAAAGATTCAACAAAAGAATGGTGGCAATGGTTTGATTGGTTTGGTGAGAGATTGCCCTGAGACATTGGTGTTGgcatgttttaattttgttgCAGCATGTTTTGTTGGTGGATTGGCTTGTTATCATGTGTATCTCATTGCTACAAATCAG ACAGCTTATGAAAATTTTAGGCAGCAGTATGGAAGCACTAAAAATCCTTTTGATAAAGGAGTTGTGACTAATATTAAGGAGGTTTTATTTTCACCTTGGACGCCTTCAAGGATCAATTTTCGTTCTGAAATATAG